One window of Theropithecus gelada isolate Dixy chromosome 4, Tgel_1.0, whole genome shotgun sequence genomic DNA carries:
- the GMNN gene encoding geminin encodes MNPSMKQKQEEIKENVKNSSIQRRTLKMIQPSASGSLVGRENELSTGLSKRKHRNDQLTSTTSSPGVIVPESSENKNLGGVTQESFDLMIKENPSSQYWKEVAEKRRKALYEALKENEKLHKEIEQKDNEIARLKKENKELAEVAEHVQYMAELIERLNGEPLDKFESLDNQEFDSEEDTVEDSVGEDSEIGTCAEGIVSSSTDAKPCL; translated from the exons ATGAATCCCAGTATGAAGCAGAAacaagaagaaatcaaagagaaTGTAAAG AATAGTTCTATCCAAAGAAGAACTCTGAAGATGATTCAGCCTTCTGCATCTGGATCTCTTGTTGGAAGAGAAAATGAG CTGTCCACAGGCTTGTCCAAAAGGAAACATCGGAATGACCAGTTAACATCTACAACTTCCAGCCCTGGGGTTATTGTCCCAGAAtctagtgaaaataaaaatcttggagGAGTCACCCAGGAGTCATTTGATCTTATGATTAAAG aaaATCCATCCTCTCAATATTGGAAAGAAGTGGCAGAAAAACGGAGGAAGGCGCTGTATGAAGCACttaaggaaaatgagaaa CTTCATAAAGAAATCGAACAAAAGGACAACGAAATTGCCCGCctgaaaaaggagaacaaagaattGGCAGAAGTAGCAGAACATGTACAGTATATGGCAGAGCTAATAGAG AGACTGAATGGTGAACCTCTGGATAAATTTGAATCACTGGATAATCAGGAATTTGATTCTGAAGAAGATACTGTTGAGGATTCTGTAGGGGAAGACTCAGAAATTGGCACATGTGCTGAAGGAATTGTATCTTCCTCTACGGATGCAAAGCCATGTCTATGA
- the ARMH2 gene encoding armadillo-like helical domain-containing protein 2: MHLKDHWPFSTMANSRFSCRQIWVKMYGYFAGLCRHFQKYCCATVKGFFVKKKEKQIPSTETYFHKEKIVVLGQVLMNESLPIERRAQAAQKIGLLAFTGGPPAGKFAAEYMKEVAHLLQDEEVAPKIRILLLQSVACWCYLNPVSQKRAQSLQFIPILVSFFEGRFESTIKSEINSYLLLKFWTCYVLSVMTCNNLSYVKELKEHRALKYHLQMLAAENWSGWTENFAEVLYFLIGFHRS, from the exons ATGCACCTGAAGGACCATTGGCCTTTTTCCACAATGGCTAACAGCCGATTTTCTTGTAGGCAAATTTGGGTTAAGATGTATGGGTATTTTGCGGGGCTGTGTCGGCATTTCCAGAAATACTGCTGTGCCACTGTTAAGGGCTTTTTTgttaagaagaaggaaaaacaaatcccTTCAACTGAGACTTATTTTCATAAGGAAAAAATTGTTGTACTTGGTCAAGTGTTGATGAATGAATCCCTACCCATTGAGAGGAGAGCTCAAGCTGCCCAGAAAATTGGACTGCTGGCCTTCACAG GAGGACCACCTGCTGGGAAATTTGCAGCTGAGTACATGAAAGAAGTGGCTCACTTGTTGCAAGATGAGGAGGTGGCACCAAAAATAAGGATCCTGCTGCTCCAGAGTGTGGCATGTTGGTGTTACTTAAACCCTGTCAGCCAGAAAAGAGCCCAAAGTCTGCAATTTATTCCTATTCTCGTTAGTTTTTTTGAAGGCAGATTCGAGTCTACTAtcaaaagtgaaataaacagcTACCTCCTCCTTAAATTTTGGACTTGTTACGTTCTCTCTGTCATGACATGCAATAACTTGTCTTACGTCAAGGAGCTTAAAGAGCACAGGGCTCTAAAATACCATTTGCAAATGTTGGCTGCTGAGAATTGGTCTGGATGGACAGAGAATTTTGCAGAAGTGCTGtatttcctaattggttttcacAGGAGTTAG